Proteins from a single region of Thermococcus alcaliphilus:
- a CDS encoding fibrillarin-like rRNA/tRNA 2'-O-methyltransferase codes for MNVKKHKFPGVYVVIEDDGSERIATKNLVPGQKVYGERVIKWEGEEYRIWNPNRSKLAAAILNGLKNFPIKPGTNVLYLGIASGTTASHVSDIVGWEGKIFGIEFSPRVLRELVPLVEERRNIVPILGDATKPEEYRALVTKVDVIFEDVAQPTQAKILIDNAKAYLKKGGYGMIAIKSRSIDVTKEPEEVFREVEKELSEYFEVVERISLEPYEKDHALIVVRKP; via the coding sequence ATGAACGTTAAGAAGCACAAATTCCCCGGCGTTTATGTCGTCATCGAGGATGATGGGAGCGAGAGGATAGCAACTAAAAACCTAGTGCCCGGTCAAAAGGTTTATGGTGAGAGGGTTATTAAGTGGGAAGGAGAGGAATACAGGATATGGAACCCAAATAGATCAAAACTTGCCGCTGCGATCCTTAATGGGCTTAAGAACTTCCCAATAAAGCCCGGAACCAATGTATTATACCTCGGAATAGCAAGCGGTACGACAGCTTCACACGTAAGTGACATCGTTGGCTGGGAAGGAAAAATATTTGGTATCGAGTTTTCACCAAGAGTCCTCAGAGAGCTAGTCCCCCTCGTGGAAGAAAGAAGAAACATAGTGCCCATTTTGGGGGATGCAACAAAGCCTGAAGAATACAGGGCTTTGGTGACAAAAGTAGATGTGATCTTTGAGGACGTTGCCCAGCCAACGCAGGCCAAAATACTAATAGACAACGCAAAAGCCTACCTCAAGAAGGGAGGCTATGGAATGATTGCCATCAAGAGCAGAAGCATTGACGTCACGAAAGAGCCGGAAGAGGTGTTCAGAGAAGTAGAGAAGGAGCTCAGCGAATATTTTGAGGTCGTGGAGAGAATCTCCTTAGAGCCATACGAGAAGGATCACGCGCTGATAGTTGTGAGAAAGCCTTGA
- the eno gene encoding phosphopyruvate hydratase has product MENPFEITGIVAREILDSRGNPTIEVDVYTPVAMGRAAVPSGASTGIHEALELRDGGKRYHGKGVKRAVENVNKIIAPELIGMDVTLQRDIDMLMLELDGTENKSNLGANAILGVSLAVAKAAANSLGMPLYRYLGGANAYVLPVPMSNVINGGAHAGNDLDFQEFMIMPVGAKSFREAIQMVSETYHTLKKILMEKYGKLAVNVGDEGGFAPPMKEVTEPLDALVKAIEESGYKVGDEIAFALDVASSEFYEEEKNVYVVGGREYTREELIDLYKELISTYPIVSIEDPVQEEDFEGFAMVTKELGKKVQLVGDDIFVTNVKRLKKGIEMGAGNALLLKVNQIGTLSEAIDAAYLAFRAGYGVVVSHRSGETEDSTIADIAVALNAGQIKTGAPARSDRNAKYNQLLRIEEELEGVAYYPGKKFRNPLL; this is encoded by the coding sequence ATGGAAAACCCCTTCGAAATTACTGGAATTGTGGCAAGGGAAATTTTGGATTCAAGAGGAAACCCAACAATTGAGGTTGATGTCTACACCCCAGTCGCTATGGGAAGGGCGGCAGTGCCAAGTGGAGCCTCAACGGGAATTCACGAGGCTCTAGAGCTTAGAGACGGCGGAAAGAGATACCACGGAAAGGGTGTTAAGAGAGCCGTTGAGAACGTTAACAAGATAATCGCTCCCGAGCTAATTGGTATGGACGTTACGCTTCAGAGAGACATAGACATGCTCATGCTCGAGCTCGATGGCACAGAAAACAAGAGCAACCTTGGTGCAAACGCTATTCTTGGTGTCTCTTTAGCCGTTGCAAAAGCCGCAGCCAATAGCCTTGGAATGCCCCTCTACCGCTACCTTGGGGGAGCGAACGCTTATGTTCTGCCTGTTCCGATGAGCAACGTTATCAACGGAGGTGCACATGCGGGTAACGATTTAGACTTTCAGGAGTTCATGATCATGCCAGTTGGTGCGAAGAGCTTTAGAGAAGCCATTCAAATGGTAAGCGAGACATACCACACCCTAAAGAAGATTCTCATGGAGAAATATGGTAAGTTAGCAGTTAACGTTGGTGATGAAGGAGGCTTTGCACCACCGATGAAAGAAGTAACCGAGCCTTTAGATGCCCTCGTAAAGGCTATTGAAGAGAGCGGTTACAAAGTCGGAGATGAGATAGCTTTTGCCCTTGATGTTGCATCAAGTGAGTTCTATGAAGAGGAGAAGAACGTTTATGTCGTTGGGGGCAGGGAATACACGAGAGAAGAGCTTATCGATCTCTACAAGGAGCTTATCTCCACTTACCCAATAGTCTCAATAGAAGACCCAGTCCAAGAAGAGGACTTTGAGGGCTTTGCAATGGTCACAAAGGAGCTGGGTAAGAAAGTCCAGCTCGTTGGAGATGACATCTTCGTTACAAACGTCAAGAGGCTTAAGAAGGGCATCGAGATGGGCGCTGGAAACGCTCTGCTCCTCAAGGTAAACCAGATTGGAACACTCAGCGAAGCTATTGATGCCGCTTACCTTGCCTTTAGAGCGGGTTATGGGGTTGTTGTGTCCCACCGCTCTGGTGAAACGGAAGATTCAACAATTGCCGACATAGCCGTTGCCCTCAATGCAGGCCAGATTAAAACCGGTGCTCCAGCAAGGAGTGATAGAAACGCCAAGTACAACCAGCTCCTTAGAATTGAGGAAGAGCTTGAGGGAGTTGCATACTACCCAGGCAAAAAGTTTAGGAACCCATTGCTTTGA